In Dryobates pubescens isolate bDryPub1 chromosome 6, bDryPub1.pri, whole genome shotgun sequence, a genomic segment contains:
- the ASRGL1 gene encoding isoaspartyl peptidase/L-asparaginase, which yields MKPVIVVHGGAGRIFKEREEGCRAGVIRAALQGYSLLKQGGSALDAVEEAVRSMEDDPHFNAGCGSVLNEKGEVEMDAIIMDGKNLDSGAVSAVKCVANPIKLARLVMEKTKHMLLTESGAHLFAQAMGIPETPGEKLITKRSLERWKKNLEPDSNPAEFQKDLGTVGAVAIDNEGNVACATSTGGLSNKLVGRVGDTACIGSGGYADNSSGATSTTGHGESIMKVVLARLILYHMEQGMPPEMAADTALDYMKTRVGGLGGVIVVSSSGEWAARFSTKQMSWATVKDDQLHFGIYAGERHTKSVDEALASEAPLEVLFL from the exons ATGAAACCTGTGATTGTGGTGCATGGTGGAGCTGGGCGGATCTTTAAGGAACGAGAAGAGGGATGTCGTGCTGGTGTgatcagagctgctctgcaagggtaTAGCCTCCTGAAACAGGGAGGCAGTGCCCTAGATGCAGTTGAGGAGGCAGTGCGGTCCATGGAGGATGATCCTCACTTTAATGCAG GCTGTGGATCTGTTCTAAATGAAAAAGGTGAAGTAGAAATGGATGCCATTATCATGGATGGAAAAAATTTAGACTCTGGAGCAGTGTCTGCAGTTAAATGTGTAGCAAATCCAATCAAACTTGCTCGACTTGTCATGGAAAAG ACGAAGCACATGCTGCTGACAGAGAGTGGTGCACATCTCTTCGCTCAGGCCATGGGCATTCCTGAGACTCCTGGAGAGAAACTCATCACCAAGAGATCTCTGGAAAGATGGAAGAAGAACCTTGAGCCAGATTCCAACCCTGCAGAGTTTCAGAA AGACCTTGGAACAGTTGGTGCTGTCGCCATAGACAATGAAGGAAACGTAGCTTGTGCAACATCCACTGGAGGACTCTCTAATAAACTGGTTGGCCGTGTTGGTGACACAGCCTGCATAG GAAGTGGAGGTTATGCTGATAACAGTTCTGGTGCCACTTCAACCACAGGACACGGGGAGAGCATTATGAAAGTGGTCTTAGCGCGACTGATCCTCTACCACATGGAGCAAG GAATGCCACCAGAGATGGCTGCTGACACGGCATTAGACTACATGAAGACACGAGTTGGGGGCTTGGGAGGTGTTATTGTTGTTAGCAGTTCAGGAGAGTGGGCAGCAAGGTTCTCCACCAAGCAGATGTCCTGGGCTACTGTAAAAGATGACCAGCTGCATTTTGGGATTTATGCTGGGGAGAGACATACAAAGTCTGTTGATGAAGCACTTGCATCTGAAG